From a region of the Pecten maximus chromosome 18, xPecMax1.1, whole genome shotgun sequence genome:
- the LOC117316503 gene encoding LOW QUALITY PROTEIN: cholinesterase 1-like (The sequence of the model RefSeq protein was modified relative to this genomic sequence to represent the inferred CDS: deleted 1 base in 1 codon) translates to MALDLTISLTLTVLIVLFSPSKADNIQVLSASGYVNGFSIRSHYSAYEKKRVNVFLGIPYAKRLEQYDDWRRDFRFRKPEPPYWQGVWDATYYRPACPQHMWYIRETVPSLQKRNVSEDCLYLNIFTPNNTDEPQSNSPSLYPVMVFIHGGGYTLGSSHQYPGVFLAERGVVVVTFNYRLGPLGFLSTNDRNSAGNYGMFDQVRALEWVRLNIERFRGNPNVVTLFGQSTGASSVGLHLLSPRSDKLFQRAILQSGSDRSEWSYIEGATAAEYAKDLAWELGCPTDDNFRLVQCIQLYRTADEIVNASAKIPTKNGYVGNPWGPTVDGPINGAFYAFLPENPKSMREQAYFKKIRIMAGLNKDEGSLFVPNLKTLENGVSSTEFGNIVNEFLVKRKVEDLTGTGEAVKFQYTYWPDPQNESMIRTRISDMMSDYMFGTGLDQVVKVQSLYNKTYVYEFSYYSWNDFLPTGEVNIYRAGVAHGQELQYVFGFPYINKTYTDIFGLFPRQRYDYADRNVSEYMISLWTNFSSSGNPTPRTFDLKFFRGVTWGEYNLHNHSYFKIGNFSHNMTNYRQSEYGFWRKYFPEIAIRPYYITTSIPQEAAKAEFQTATWSLTASCGLLVIILLAMCIVLYRRRPKDY, encoded by the exons ATGGCTCTGGATTTGACAATTAGTTTAACATTGACTGTATTAATTGTGTTATTTTCACCGAGTAAAGCCGATAATATCCAGGTTTTGAGCGCCAGTGGCTACGTCAACGGGTTCTCAATACGTTCCCATTATTCCGCCTACGAGAAAAAACGAGTAAATGTTTTTTTAGGAATACCCTACGCAAAACGATTGGAGCAATATGATGATTGGAGGCGAGACTTCAGGTTTCGT AAACCTGAACCACCTTACTGGCAGGGAGTATGGGACGCGACATATTATCGGCCCGCCTGTCCTCAACACATGTGGTATATCCGTGAGACTGTGCCATCTCTACAGAAACGTAACGTCAGTGAGGACTGCTTATACCTGAATATATTTACTCCAAAC AACACAGATGAGCCCCAGAGTAACAGCCCCAGTTTATACCCTGTCATGGTGTTTATACATGGCGGAGGATACACACTTGGCAGCTCACACCAGTACCCAGGTGTCTTCCTGGCCGAGAGGGGTGTTGTCGTGGTAACATTCAATTACCGCCTAGGTCCACTTG gATTCCTCAGCACAAATGATCGAAATTCTGCAGGAAACTATGGGATGTTTGACCAAGTACGTGCTCTAGAATGGGTCAGACTGAACATTGAACGTTTCCGTGGAAACCCAAATGTTGTTACCTTATTTGGTCAGAGCACTGGAGCTTCAAGTGTAGGTCTTCATCTGTTGTCGCCACGATCAGACA AGCTCTTCCAGCGAGCCATCCTGCAGAGTGGATCGGATCGAAGTGAGTGGTCCTATATAGAGGGCGCTACTGCAGCAGAATATGCCAAGGATCTGGCCTGGGAACTAGGTTGTCCTACAGATGATAACTTTCGCCTCGTCCAGTGTATACAGCTGTACAGAACTGCTGATGAAATTGTGAATGCTTCGGCTAAAATTCCTACCAAG AACGGGTACGTAGGGAACCCTTGGGGCCCGACAGTGGATGGCCCTATAAATGGAGCTTTCTACGCTTTCCTCCCTGAGAACCCAAAGTCAATGAGAGAACAGGCCTACTTCAAAAAGATCCGGATTATGGCCGGGCTGAACAAAGACGAGGGATCACTGTTCGTCC CCAATCTGAAGACATTAGAGAACGGTGTATCCTCGACTGAGTTTGGAAATATTGTGAATGAGTTTTTGGTAAAAAGGAAAGTGGAAGATTTAACTGGAACCGGGGAAGCTGTGAAATTTCAGTACACATACTGGCCTGATCCACAGAATGAGTCGATGATTAGGACGAGGATTTCTGAC ATGATGTCGGATTACATGTTCGGGACA GGATTAGACCAGGTTGTCAAAGTTCAGTCGCTGTACAACAAAACCTATGTGTATGAGTTTAGTTACTACTCCTGGAACGACTTCCTCCCCACTGGAGAGGTAAATATTTACAGGG CAGGTGTGGCCCACGGACAGGAGCTACAGTATGTGTTTGGCTTCCCCTACATCAACAAAACTTACACAGATATTTTTGGTCTGTTTCCAAGACAACGTTACGACTATGCAGACAGGAATGTCAGCGAGTACATGATCAGTTTGTGGACAAATTTCTCCTCTAGTGG GAATCCCACCCCCAGGACCTTTGACCTGAAGTTTTTCCGTGGCGTGACGTGGGGAGAGTATAACCTACATAACCACAGCTACTTCAAAATCGGAAATTTCTCCCATAACATGACCAACTACCGACAGTCCGAATATGGATTCTGGAGAAAATATTTCCCGGAGATAGCAATACGACCTTACT ATATAACAACATCCATACCACAGGAGGCAGCTAAGGCGGAGTTCCAGACGGCCACCTGGTCACTGACCGCTTCATGTGGCCTGCTGGTCATCATACTTCTGGCcatgtgtattgtattgtaccgTCGACGACCAAAAGACTACTGA